The window TGGGAGGGGGCGTGGGTACATTGGATTCTGATGCCATCTGATCCCATTAGTCTCCGGCTATCCATCTGCTTCTGTACATTAAATCTCTTTTCCAATGTTCTACATCTACGAGTTATGGTAAAGGATATGGGACCATGGGGGACCTTTTTCTTAGAATATCCAGTTGAGTTGTCAACTAGGAACTGCAGGAATGAACACTGATGGCtagttcatgctttttttttttgccgatGAGCCAGCCTTTCACTTTTACTACCATAAGGAACATTGATCTTAGATGTTCGAATTAGATGTTTAGGAGCCTACTGTTCTTGtgctttcttttctaattagaTCAGTTGTGTTTGTCAATGCTGACAGATCCATTTTACCCATCAGCTTCATTGTAATCGCGGACAGGCTTTCCTGGTATGAAGGCAGGCATTAAATCGTAAACCGTATTCTGGTGAGTAACATTGGATCCATTTGCATGTCCACAGAAATGTAATCTGTGAAATGGTTATGCTTGGTATGTAGGAtgttatatagatttttttatgagttgAAGCTACAATTTGCTATTCACATCACTGGGATTTCCCCTCTCTCAAAAACCTCATTTTATCCCCCTCGATTAGGAATAGCTTGCATTTAGTGTTTCCTCAACAGCTTAGCTGACTTGTTCTgactagtaaaaaatatttgctaAAAAGAAATTTGCAAGGAACTGTCTCAATCgttttgttgaaaattattgcttttgaaaaatagaaagggaCTTGAAGCCTTTGCAGCATGCCTTTATTCTTTTCCTCATCTCGTCCCAACCACACAAAAGAATGGCAATCCCCTTCTCTCAGCCACtttgcactttttttttggGGCATCTATACCTGTTACATGGTGGAGTTGTTCCCACTTATTGGCATGCGTATGGGGAGATTGACTCCATCTCTTCTTGTACACAAATATCagtgcatgtgtgtgtgtgtgtgtgtgttttgtcTGTTGATGTGTATTTCCTTTTTGAGTGTGTTTTTTATCCAACTTGTGCATGCATTTTTCTACCTTGTTCTGCTTCTGCCTGTCTAAGTGTAAAGATTGCTGAGCCAAGTAAGGTGGCTGTGGTAACCAAGATTAGGACCCCTGAGCCAATAAACACTCCATCTCTGACCACATAGCATTCATGATCCAACCATCCTTTCCCATAGGCTTGCCTCCTGCTCATGCTTGTGGCTGTGCTTAGTAAAATAACTGCAATTCCAAAGCTGATCCTGCCAAAtccattatattattaattataactcTGGCATGCTTCTGTTTGAGAAACTCTGGCATCGCCAGCTGTCCATGTTCTTTAGAGGCTCAAATATCCTAATAACTGAGATCACTAGCACAGTGCCCCACGTTACTCGTATTTGTCCTTTTCCCCTTAAAAAATTGTCATTTCATTGCCACTGGTTAGTTGCTATCTTAATTCTACAGACGAGCCATGAATTGTCAAACTTTTAGGATGTAATGACATGCGCTCTATTATAGTATCTAGATTCATTGAAGTTCTCCCTTACAAGATAGCAGGGTATCTTTGCCTTACAAAAGTAAATCCATAATTTCCTAAATTAGGTCAATGTCAAATCACTGTTGATCGattctgattgtttttttgtgCGTGTAACCATTTGTTTGTATTGTTagcttataaatatatcaagataatactttttttataatttaaaactatatgtGAAAGAAAACCGTAACGTGGTAAGTTGGAAGCATTCTTATCACTCCATCTACGAACTTAGTGATTCATTTTACTTTTCCCTAATTTAGACAACTGAGATAATCCATGGAGGAGCTAGGATGTGTATGTTTTAGCAGTGGAAAGCCGAGTGCCAACAAtgggtatatatataaatacacacGAGATGTGATTGATTACCTACCAGGAGAAAACCAGGAGTCCCGTGGCAATCTTTGGTTTCTTAGCCTTGGAGCTGTTACTGTTCTCTCTGTGCCGAAAAAGGGTGTAAATCATCACGTTCCCAATGACTTGAGCGATGACAAGCCATATCAGAGCTGCAATACCAAAGCCAAATGCATGGCTTTGGGGCAATTCACACAGTTTATTGCTCAATTTGAGATCCTCCTTCTGCAAATTAAACACCCCAAAACAATTAGGAAATCAATGAATTGGCTTGAATCTTTACagcaaagatatatataaaaaacaggcGAAAACAAATCAAGTACCTTGGCTTTCTTGGACTCAGCAAGAATACAAGAGACGAGGGAGacgagggagagggagagggagacgATGATGGAGAAAATTAGCAGGAACCCATGTTGATGTCTAGCCATGGTGGAGAAATAGTGTGTATCTTTCTTGGAAAAGGGGTTggtataaaagaagaagaagaagaagaagaagaataagaggaTTGGATGCTTTGAGCTTACTCAAGGAATAGAAAGAGAGAGTGGCGTTCTCTTGATACTGTTGGTCCTCCTCCTTGTCATCATCTTTCCTTTGAAGTAGTTGAAGCCTTCTTTCATTGCTTTGAAGGAGAGGTACCATTCCTAACTGTATCTAGGCTGTTTTGGAATATATATTCTCGCTAACCTTTCCTTTTTGCCATGGAGCTGGCCAGTTGTTTAAATTTTGGTTTGCTTGCCATGGCATAAGATGACAGATCGATCCCTATAGAGACAGAGAGAGGACATAGGCTTCCATGGACTTCAAATTTGCTTGATCTGGACTGTTAGTGGAAACTGAAAGGGAATCTTAGttgttaatataaaatgattattgTTTTACATGGGCCCAAGTTGCATACATGATTCTTATCACATACACAGATAGAGTCTCTCTTCCAGTGACAAAGGGATGGGAGAGGGGGAGATGGATCCAAGGAAGGTAGCATTAGATAAGTTTCATGTGATTCGTAAGAAATTTCCTTAAAAGTTGAAAAGTCCTCCATTAAAAAATGCAACGCATCTGGGCTTTTACTTAGAAATTAGGTCCCAAGCATCCATCTTGGATAGAGATAGTTTTCTTGGATGGTCTGTTTTCCACTCACTCCGATTTGGTGTTGGTGTGCTTCTGCGATATGGCTTCGATTCTTACTCTAGGTGGTAAATACTGGGATTTGTTCCTGATGGTTTGCTTTTACCACGACTCCTGTTGCTTGGACAGCCCTTGTTTCTTCTGCTTTCGTATTCCTAATTTGAAAGCTCCATCAGCTCAACACGTCTTCAGATTCCAAAATCTTGACTTCGAGTAAAAGCTAGTATTCACCGTAGATTATACGGAAGAAGCTAATGGCACAACCGTAAAAACACCTCGTTAAAGAGTTTGAGTTCAAGTTGTGATGACATAGCCCCTTGTCGGTGGCAATTCTATATCCTCGGCTCAATTCGCGGAGAATTCTTGACTTTGGCCTTAACATTGGTGGGGACTTGTCTTGGATACGCGCGGATGAAGTGGACATAATGTAATCTGCCGGGAGTAAGGGGACGCCTTCTTGTCTTGCATTActatggggggggggggggggggggtgggcgGGGGGAAGGTCATGCTGTCCTTAGGGAAGCAGGCTGCTGCGTTCGTTTTTGGAAGGGCCAAATTGAGTTGGGATCTAGGCTTTTTTAACAAGTAAGATAATCATCTTTACCTTAGGCTATAAATAACACAGGGAACTTTGAGAGTTGCAGGAACTTTATTATACCTGCAAGATCACGAGTACATAgcagacatatatatatatatgaagagtAATACAAGTTAGTAATGAGTTCTCTTCCTAGAAAGAAGTTGCACAACTGACTGTGCAGTGCAATAAGCGATAGCTTGGACTGTGACCATTGGATTAACACCCAGAGCAGTTGGAAACACACTTGTATCTGCAACAAACAGTCCCTCTACTTCCCACGCCTCTCCCATTTGGTTCACCGCCGACTCCTTTGGATTCACACCCATCCTGCAACTCCCCATCTGATGAGCTGAACATATTTGTCCTGTTAAGTCTCTTAATGGTCTTGCACTCTCCTCTTTCACAAACCTTTCGAATTCACGGTAACTCACTTTCTTCACATTTAAGCTCTTCCCTGTGCTGTGATGTGTTCCGATCTCCTCAGCTCCTGCAGCTGCCAGTATCCTCAGTGTCTTCTCTAGCCCTTCCTGTAGATTCTTCTCGTCTTCAGCATCCATTCTGTAATTTATTGAGCTTGGCGAATTCACGGTTCCCGATCCTCTATCTCTTGCCAGAGCAAATACATGGGCAGTTCTTGAGAACCTGCACATCCTCCTTTTCATATCAGCTCCCGAAATCCATGGAATTAGACCCGAGAACATACCAGGATGCAATGATGGCGTCTGTATCACTGCCCCATATCCAGACTTGTTAACATTTGCAACAACTGTTGACATTGCTGTCATTATCCCTCCTTCATAGCTCTTCTTCTGTTCCTCTGGCCACGCCGTGGTTGAATTAGGTGCTTCTGGGAAGTAGCCCCATGCCATTGTGACTGGATGGAGGTGTAAGTGTTTACCAATGTTGGCATTCTTTAAGCCGCTTGCTTTTAGCAATGCAGGAGTGCTGAGAGCACCACCGGAAACAATAGTCACCTTGGACTCAACCACACACAAGTCTTTCATTCCATTGTATTCGAATCCAAAAGCTACTCCCGATGCAGTACTTCGATCCTTCCCTTTCTTTCGCTCATGCAAGACCTTAATAGCCTCACATCCAGGAAGAATTGCACCGTTACCTGAATTCACCATGTCCTTTAGCCATGTCTCACTAGTGCCCTTCTTTCTTCCATCCTTGCAGCCAAAACAACACCAGCCACAGTAATGATCCGGCACAGAATTTCGAGGAATAGTGTTTACAGGATAGCCCAATTCTTCACACCCTCTTCTTAAAACAGCACTATTGAAACCTTCCTCATCAATATCAGATTGAACTCCCATTTTCTCACACACAGCATCCAATGCTTCTTTGTATAATTTACTGTCAAATAACTCAAGGTCGTAGGTTTCGCTCCATTCATTGATCACATGTTGCGGGGTCTTAATTGAAGCTGACCAATTGATTGTGGAACCTCCACCAACAGTAGAGCCTGCAAGAACTACCACTCCCATATCATCGCTTGCTAACATACCTGCACCTAAATACATTTGATCCATTGAGGGCCCTTCAAGAAGTGAGAGATTGTTTCTAGCAAAATAGTTTCCTTTCTCCAAGACAAGCACTTTATAACCAGCTTTTGCTAGAACCCCAGCAACCACACCACCACCAGAGCCAGAACCAACTACTACTGCGTCACATTTGATGACTAAACTATGATTCCTAGTAGAAAAGTCCCGTGACGAGTCAATGTCTTTCCCGCGACAAATGGAGACAGGGAATCCAATCTGACGCAGGGAGTCTGCAACTCTATCCCTTGGAAGGTTGAGATCAACGAGGCCTCTGTAAAGAGGTCCAAAGAGATGCTCTTCTTTGCAGTCATGTTGATCATCATCTTTTAGACTTGCATATAATGTTTCTGGCAGCCCGCAGGTTTGTGTTTGTCTTTTGAGTGCTGCTGGGTCAGGCCCTGGATAGCCTATGGCTTTCCATGTCaggttctcattcttttcatCCACCTGAAAATCAATGGATAGTCGtcaggttatatatatatattgaaaagagAGAGgctaagagataaaaaaaaaaacaaggggaaATATTACAGCCCACAAAGATGGGGTAAAGCTAGCACAAGCTCAAACCCAAGCCAAGCCCAATCACGTTCAACATGAACCCAACTCGAcatctttctttatatattttttttggattttcccCCTAAAAACCTTTGCGAGCCTTTTCCACATTCGAAAACTGATTTCGGTCCAACACACATGGTCTATATTATTAAATCTTATCTAAAAAAAGTATCTATCaccttcatttatttatttactatgaaacatatataattaaatagaatatatTATGCATAGATATATGGATTTGTTgtaaaattttttgaatatatatgatGGATGATTTCagctctatttatttgatatatatatatatatatatatatatatatatatatatatatatatgaggcattaaatatatgtttgacTCTCGAGTATTCCGCGCTTGTCATGATAAGGAAATATTGAATTAAATCCGGCCCTTAATTACCTTTTCGAAGCAGGGACAACAGTACCATTGGATTATTTATCaatcttgatttaatttgattacaaGCAAGAAGGCCGATATTAAGATTAGTATCCTGCATGTTTatccaaatctttttttttctttttttataaagaatatatcagaaataaatattcaagtagTAATTAAAAGTGCATATAATTATATAGTACCTGAGAGAAAAACACGAGTGGGATGACGAGCTTGATGGATTTGAAGAGCATCCTGAGGAGATAGAAAAAGCTGGTAGCCCAGGAAAACACTATCTGCTCCCTCTTGCTTTGAGAGATTTGAGAAAATCTCAGGAAGTAGGGAAAAGAAGGTGAAATGCTGGGCAATCCACACAATATGAAGGTACCGATCCATGTAGATAACAAATATAGCGTCAGTCTTATCAGCCACTTCTTTGGATGCTGCACCCTCTCACAAAACAACTCTCCTACCTGCACCACCATGTTTGCTCAAATAGTAAAGAAACACTTTGCGTTGCGTTGCGGtttgagaaaatatattataaaaaatatgcatgtaAATATTAGTTTCAAAACGACGCAAGATTCAGCTAGCGTATTGGatgcacatatatatatatatatatatacaagaaaagaaaaggaaatttagTTCAACCAACCTTAACataatttgttaaaaacaaaaatgcatggCCGCATGTGTATGTATGTGTAAATTAAAAAGGGTGCAAAATGTAGGGGTTGGTAGCTAGGGTAGGTACGAAGCTAAGAAAAGGATGTCATACACGTTGAGGAGTTCCGGCCATGGAAGCAGAAGATTGATAAAAAGTAGAGATACTATTGGTGGAGCCATCATCGGCGGAGGCGGCGATCATACTGCTATTATAAACGGATGGGAAAAGGGTGTCGCAGATAGCAGTGAGGGACTCCATTTCTCGGGAAGAGAGTGAGTTGACATACGAGCACGTCGACTGCTTCTCTCCCCCCACAAACAGTCCTTGTGTGTCAATGCTCCCCAAATCAATCACCATCGGTGCTTCTTCCTGCTGCTCCTTTTTTACCTCCTCCATCTTCTACTACAATTAagctaaaattaaagaagaCTGTGTTTCGCTGTAGTTTAGCAAGCCAGTGAGCAATATTTATCTCATAAAACTATATAGCAGTACTGTACTATACGTGCAAGGTTATAGTTGTTTTTAGCTTATAAGTGCATATAATTAACGTGTGAGCAAGTGATCATGAAGAAAGCTTGTAGCtttacacacatatatataggaAGAGGAAGTAGCTAGAGGCCAAGTAGAAATGAAGATTAGAGAGTGTGGAAACGTAGAGGACATGAGAAACCAGCTTGTGATGACGATGGTGTCAGCCAAACTGGCCCCTTGAAAATTCAATTCTGCTATTACAAGGACACATCTAATTAAAATGCTATCAGTTGCCGTCTGCCAGCAATAAATTATCCCCTGTTTAATCAAACACAGCTAGCCACACAACTtgccccttttcttttctttttttcttttttctccgtTCGATGGTGAGTGTTGACGAGTATTTTAAGAGAActagatttaatattaatttatacataaaaataagaGAGGTTATAATTTCAATTAGAATTCAATCCTGGATACTTAAAATgatttcaaaaatgatttttttattaaattaaattgagaggGTTCTAAACATAttggagatatttttttaacaaatttaaatatatatcttcTCCATATGgtatgatttaataatttttattgtaattacgGGTCTCaaaatttaatcttaaaaaacgaaaataaaaacGATAACAAGTTGTTTTAACCATCAAACCAACCACGCAGCAACTTGCCCCACACCTGAACTCACCTTACAATAATGGATGCCACTGGACCAACTTAAGATAAACTATTCAACAGGtctttactatatatatatatatatatatatatatatatatatatatatatatatatatatatatatatatatggatcatAAATAGGTTAGAAACAGCTAGCCCTATACTAACCAGTCcttgattaaatattaatttcattgcCTTGACTATATAGTATATATAGAGCCCACCTTTGGCTTGGTTATGCTCTACTCcacgtgtgtgtgtatatatatatatatatatatatatatatatatatatatatatatatatatatatatgttaattgaTTCTCATGTTTTAGGCAATATATATCACTGCCGATATATTAATTAGGTACGTATTTATGAGCACTAATCAATGAATAGATTCCATTAGAATGGTGGAACTTAACTTGTGTTTTGTGGGCTACGCTACCTAGCAAGGTGTCTCTTCTGTAAGTACAAAAGCAGCTCTATTTCTTCACTGATCGcttctttttttggtatatCCATTCTTACTTGTCGACCTCTTACTCTTTAGGCACAAAAGCTACTCGTGGACACAGATTtgtatgataatgataataattgcGACCCATCGAACTAATGTTAATCGAATACTCGGCAAGAAAACTATATTCTTATGATCAAGCGTTTCACACAGCGGTAGCTTTTACTTTTTGAATTATCTTTTCGTTTGGCTGAAATGGGGAATATGAAATGGATGGATGGTATTGAAAGTTTATCTGGAAATTAAAGACGATTAAAGTTTTCACAAAATACTCCATTCCAACAGCTTCTTAATTTACACGGGACTTGGGAGAGTGACAGACAAGGGACTTACACAGTCAAGGCTTACAGCAACATAATAGAATTTCCAGGTACATCCCCATTCACATCACTACCATGGAGAAGATTAGCTGCTTCTCCAAGGCAGAGTTATTATACGGGCCCTTTTAGCACGATgaaatttaatgaatttgagCCAAGCAGTATATCCTTTTCGTGAGGAAGAAAGTACTGAGCATGTTAATCACTCTTTTCTACTTTGCCTTGAGTCCTGGAGGATCTGGCAACGTTTTCAGAACTGGTTTGGTATTATCTGGTGTATGCTGAAAATCATGGATCAAGAAGTTTTGCAGTGGAGCGTAATGGTTAAAGGGAAGTTCCAGTGAAGAGCATTCATAATGCTATCATATGTAATTCTATGGGGGTATTTGGAAtgtaaaaaacaacttttttctttttctttttctttttctttttctttttctttttctttttgagaatAAAACACGAGATTAGAATGTAATGTTTCAGCTCATCCTTCATCGTCGTTGAGCTCGATCTCTGGTTGAAAGTCATAAATGGTAATTTCTCATAAAATagaaatgatttatttaaatgTCCTAATGGTATTTTGAAAACCATATAATGAGTGTTTGGTGTATAAGTTTTAGTAATTGATTGTCATTTCTTCtacaaatttttataaatatgttgTACTTTTCAATATCTTTGTTAATATGATATACCATGTGTATTTTGgtttaatcattaattaattattatataaaaaaatattttttaaaatattttttatctattaaattaatgattttagatgctttggatttttttgatatattgatgtcaaaaataaaataaaaatcaccaaaATCGATGGTTTTaaacttcttttatattttatttatgtattactttaaattaatcgTTATAATATTATCAAGTCAATGAAACATTCATAAGTGATCTTGCTTATTAAAGTAGAAGAGTGGAAGTTTATATCACAATTAAGGATAAGTTTTTTATTGGTAGTAATTAATAGATGAAGGAGTGTAGTGGTGGTGAATCTATCCTCTCTTTTATTCCGGCTACTTGGTGGGTCTCGTAGAGATATATATTGTCtacattaatatttataatatcaaaagaatattGAAACCGAAACTGtaaatgagatttattttttttaattattttttatacatttaaatgttgaaattaaaGTGAATATAACTATTAttcagtttaattaaaaaaacattattatttttatacttggGAGCTTCTCGATATCTCTTGAATATGAATATttacaatatcaaaataaatatcaagatCTAGACAcatgaaactaaaatatatagCTAATGTGAGATTAATtcttctaaattaatttattgaaaaatatgattgctgggattaaattgaataataataatccggttaaattaaaaaaaaatctataaataaacttgttactgcatgaaatattttcttttttgtctcttcttgtactttttttttccctagaGAGTTTAGAAGCGCAGTAATTGCACGTTGTACTGTGAATGTGTTGCTGGACAGGTATataccttaaaaataataatgtttattagatttttttttctgttccttTATCTTTATACCAAATTTTCTCCGATAATATATGAAAGACATATCAAATTATTAAccttcaaaattatattatgcatattaatttattttcatacacACACTCGTACTAGTGCATGCAGGCAGGAGTGGAAAGA of the Populus nigra chromosome 7, ddPopNigr1.1, whole genome shotgun sequence genome contains:
- the LOC133698457 gene encoding protein MODIFYING WALL LIGNIN-2-like produces the protein MARHQHGFLLIFSIIVSLSLSLVSLVSCILAESKKAKKEDLKLSNKLCELPQSHAFGFGIAALIWLVIAQVIGNVMIYTLFRHRENSNSSKAKKPKIATGLLVFSWISFGIAVILLSTATSMSRRQAYGKGWLDHECYVVRDGVFIGSGVLILVTTATLLGSAIFTLRQAEAEQGRKMHAQVG
- the LOC133699082 gene encoding long-chain-alcohol oxidase FAO4A; translation: MEEVKKEQQEEAPMVIDLGSIDTQGLFVGGEKQSTCSYVNSLSSREMESLTAICDTLFPSVYNSSMIAASADDGSTNSISTFYQSSASMAGTPQRVGELFCERVQHPKKWLIRLTLYLLSTWIGTFILCGLPSISPSFPYFLRFSQISQSKREQIVFSWATSFFYLLRMLFKSIKLVIPLVFFSQVDEKNENLTWKAIGYPGPDPAALKRQTQTCGLPETLYASLKDDDQHDCKEEHLFGPLYRGLVDLNLPRDRVADSLRQIGFPVSICRGKDIDSSRDFSTRNHSLVIKCDAVVVGSGSGGGVVAGVLAKAGYKVLVLEKGNYFARNNLSLLEGPSMDQMYLGAGMLASDDMGVVVLAGSTVGGGSTINWSASIKTPQHVINEWSETYDLELFDSKLYKEALDAVCEKMGVQSDIDEEGFNSAVLRRGCEELGYPVNTIPRNSVPDHYCGWCCFGCKDGRKKGTSETWLKDMVNSGNGAILPGCEAIKVLHERKKGKDRSTASGVAFGFEYNGMKDLCVVESKVTIVSGGALSTPALLKASGLKNANIGKHLHLHPVTMAWGYFPEAPNSTTAWPEEQKKSYEGGIMTAMSTVVANVNKSGYGAVIQTPSLHPGMFSGLIPWISGADMKRRMCRFSRTAHVFALARDRGSGTVNSPSSINYRMDAEDEKNLQEGLEKTLRILAAAGAEEIGTHHSTGKSLNVKKVSYREFERFVKEESARPLRDLTGQICSAHQMGSCRMGVNPKESAVNQMGEAWEVEGLFVADTSVFPTALGVNPMVTVQAIAYCTAQSVVQLLSRKRTHY